In a genomic window of Nocardiopsis mwathae:
- a CDS encoding DNA polymerase IV gives MSRRQLERGAALRGVIGADGIEPIVPDAVVADADCTILHLDMDAFFASVERLRNPETRGRPLIVGGTGPRGVVSSADYIARTYGVHSAMPMVRALRLCPDALVFPPDGAAYREASEAVMDIVRAVTPDVEPVSLDEAFLDVAGARRRLGSPVRIAELIRARVREEQRLTCSVGIASTKFVAKLASTRCKPDGLLLVPTDRVPAFLDPLPVGQLWGVGEKTEQHLTRLGLRTVGDVARVSPDTLRRELGQAVGGRLSELARGRDERRVVPGAPDKSIGTEETFDRDVDDPEVINRELLRQSEAVARRLRASGQVGRVVVVKLRRADFRTVTRSRTLSGPTDVARDINAVARELYAASGLERVRLRLVGVRVEGLAGADEVHRQLAFDEPETGWREAEQAMDRVTRKFGAGAIQPAALARRDENDA, from the coding sequence ATGAGCCGACGCCAGCTGGAACGCGGGGCCGCACTGCGCGGAGTGATCGGCGCGGACGGTATCGAACCGATCGTGCCCGATGCCGTCGTCGCGGACGCCGACTGCACCATCCTGCACCTCGACATGGACGCGTTCTTCGCCAGCGTCGAGCGGCTGCGCAACCCCGAGACCCGCGGCCGGCCCCTCATCGTCGGCGGGACCGGCCCCCGCGGCGTGGTCTCCTCGGCCGACTACATCGCCCGCACCTACGGCGTGCACTCGGCCATGCCCATGGTGCGCGCCCTGCGGCTGTGCCCCGACGCCCTCGTCTTCCCGCCCGACGGCGCCGCCTACCGCGAGGCCTCCGAAGCGGTCATGGACATCGTTCGGGCCGTCACCCCCGACGTCGAGCCCGTCTCACTGGACGAGGCGTTCCTCGACGTCGCCGGGGCGCGGCGGCGCCTGGGCAGCCCGGTACGCATCGCCGAGCTCATCCGCGCCCGGGTACGCGAGGAGCAGCGCCTCACCTGCTCGGTGGGCATCGCCTCGACCAAGTTCGTCGCCAAGCTCGCCTCCACCCGGTGCAAGCCCGACGGCCTGCTGCTGGTACCGACCGACCGGGTCCCCGCCTTTCTGGACCCGCTTCCGGTGGGGCAGCTGTGGGGCGTGGGGGAGAAGACCGAGCAGCACCTCACCCGGCTGGGCCTGCGCACCGTCGGCGACGTCGCGCGGGTCTCCCCGGACACGCTCCGCCGCGAGCTGGGGCAGGCCGTGGGCGGGCGGCTCAGTGAGCTCGCCCGGGGCCGCGACGAGCGGCGGGTGGTGCCCGGGGCCCCCGACAAGAGCATCGGCACCGAGGAGACGTTCGACCGCGACGTCGACGACCCCGAGGTGATCAACCGCGAGCTGCTGCGCCAGTCCGAGGCGGTGGCGCGGCGGCTGCGCGCCAGCGGCCAGGTGGGGCGCGTGGTCGTGGTGAAGCTGCGTCGCGCCGACTTCCGGACCGTCACCCGCTCGCGTACCCTGTCGGGACCCACGGACGTCGCCCGGGACATCAACGCCGTCGCCCGGGAGCTGTACGCGGCGTCCGGTCTGGAGCGGGTCCGGCTGCGCCTGGTGGGCGTGCGCGTGGAGGGACTGGCGGGCGCCGATGAGGTGCACCGGCAGCTGGCCTTCGACGAGCCGGAGACCGGCTGGCGGGAGGCCGAACAGGCCATGGACCGGGTCACCCGGAAGTTCGGAGCCGGGGCGATCCAGCCCGCCGCGCTGGCCCGGCGTGACGAGAACGACGCCTGA
- the efp gene encoding elongation factor P — protein MATTNDLKNGTTLRLDGGELWNVVEFQHVKPGKGGAFVRTKLKNVVSGKTVDKTFNAGAKVEIANVDRREMQYLYNDGDSYVFMDTETYDQINVSDKVVGGNADFLLESATVTVATNEGNPLYIELPASVEMEISQTDPGVQGDRSTGGTKPATVETGAVIQVPLFITTGERVKVDTRTGDYLGRVN, from the coding sequence GTGGCCACGACGAACGACCTGAAGAACGGCACGACGCTGCGACTCGACGGCGGTGAGCTCTGGAACGTCGTAGAGTTCCAGCACGTAAAGCCGGGCAAGGGCGGCGCGTTCGTCCGCACCAAGCTGAAGAATGTCGTCTCCGGAAAGACCGTCGACAAGACCTTCAACGCGGGGGCGAAGGTCGAGATCGCCAACGTCGACCGCCGTGAGATGCAGTACCTGTACAACGACGGCGACTCCTACGTCTTCATGGACACCGAGACCTACGACCAGATCAACGTCTCCGACAAGGTCGTCGGCGGCAACGCGGACTTCCTGCTGGAGAGCGCGACGGTCACGGTGGCGACGAACGAGGGCAACCCGCTCTACATCGAGCTGCCCGCCTCCGTGGAGATGGAGATCTCGCAGACCGACCCCGGTGTCCAGGGCGACCGCTCGACCGGTGGCACCAAGCCCGCCACGGTGGAGACCGGCGCCGTCATCCAGGTGCCGCTGTTCATCACCACGGGCGAGCGCGTCAAGGTCGACACCCGCACCGGTGACTACCTCGGACGCGTCAACTGA
- the aroC gene encoding chorismate synthase, which produces MLRWLTAGESHGPALVAILEGLPAGVSVTSDDIAAALRRRRAGYGRGARMKFEQDQVSVIGGIRHGRTQGGPVAVEVGNSEWPKWEKVMSPDPVPAEELEGLARNEPLTRPRPGHADLVGMQKYGHDEARPILERASARETAARVAIGEVARAFCRQALGIEILSHVVSMGAVAVPEDGPLPGPADLEAIDADPLRCFDAEAGERMVAEVDDTKKTGDTLGGVVEVLAYGLPPGLGSHVHWDRRLDARLAGALMGIQAIKGVEVGDGFRTAARRGSAAHDEIEPGPGTEGIRRRTNRAGGVEGGMSTGEPLRVRAAMKPIATVPRPLDTIDVTTGEPALAHHQRSDVTAVPAAGVVAEAMVALVLAEAAVEKFGGDSVAETARNLRSYLDTLDIR; this is translated from the coding sequence ATGTTGCGCTGGCTGACCGCAGGGGAATCCCACGGACCGGCACTCGTCGCGATTCTGGAAGGCCTCCCGGCCGGTGTCTCCGTCACCTCGGACGACATCGCCGCCGCGCTGCGCCGCCGTCGCGCCGGGTACGGCCGGGGCGCCCGGATGAAGTTCGAGCAGGACCAGGTCTCCGTCATCGGCGGGATCCGACACGGCCGCACCCAGGGCGGGCCGGTCGCCGTCGAGGTGGGCAACAGCGAGTGGCCCAAGTGGGAGAAGGTGATGTCTCCCGACCCCGTGCCCGCCGAGGAGCTGGAGGGGCTGGCGCGCAACGAGCCGCTGACCCGTCCCCGGCCCGGCCACGCCGACCTCGTGGGCATGCAGAAGTACGGCCACGACGAGGCCCGCCCGATCCTGGAGCGCGCCAGCGCCCGCGAGACCGCCGCGCGCGTCGCCATCGGCGAGGTCGCCCGCGCCTTCTGCCGCCAGGCACTCGGCATCGAGATCCTCAGCCACGTCGTCTCCATGGGCGCGGTCGCCGTCCCCGAGGACGGCCCCCTGCCCGGCCCCGCCGACCTGGAGGCCATCGACGCCGACCCGCTGCGCTGCTTCGACGCCGAGGCAGGCGAGCGGATGGTCGCCGAGGTGGACGACACCAAGAAGACCGGTGACACGCTCGGCGGCGTCGTCGAGGTGCTCGCCTACGGCCTCCCGCCCGGCCTGGGCAGCCACGTCCACTGGGACCGCCGCCTGGACGCGCGGCTGGCCGGGGCGCTCATGGGCATCCAGGCCATCAAGGGCGTCGAGGTCGGCGACGGCTTCCGCACCGCCGCGCGCCGGGGGTCGGCCGCGCACGACGAGATCGAGCCCGGACCGGGCACCGAGGGTATCCGCCGCCGCACCAACCGCGCCGGAGGCGTGGAGGGCGGCATGTCCACCGGCGAGCCGCTGCGGGTCCGCGCGGCGATGAAGCCCATCGCCACCGTCCCGCGCCCGCTCGACACGATCGACGTCACCACCGGCGAGCCCGCCCTGGCCCACCACCAGCGCAGCGACGTCACCGCGGTCCCCGCCGCCGGGGTGGTCGCCGAGGCCATGGTCGCGCTCGTGCTCGCCGAGGCCGCGGTGGAGAAGTTCGGCGGCGACTCGGTGGCCGAGACCGCCCGCAACCTGCGCTCCTACCTGGACACGCTGGACATTCGCTAG
- a CDS encoding SseB family protein, which translates to MSDSVESPVVTQRPTITGAQRFRDDDGSADPQVTERLEAYSRGDIGDRQVLAALGPSRVLVPVVAVPTEVEEGEDGLKRDKKSEVAVPLMIGKDGRRGVLAFTSVDAVRRWREDARPVPVSAIEACKSAIDEGADALVIDVAGPITYAVQGRFLTILAERGTVPEPQEDPQVLAMIYRITHTEFGIERVRIHSSERADIGVRLELDRRDDDSIRRVADRLAAELAPLLPGGVELSAVVRARRAEAD; encoded by the coding sequence ATGTCGGACTCGGTAGAGTCACCAGTCGTGACCCAACGACCCACCATCACCGGCGCACAGAGATTTCGCGACGATGACGGCTCAGCCGATCCACAGGTGACCGAGCGGTTGGAGGCCTACTCCCGTGGCGACATCGGGGACCGCCAGGTGCTGGCCGCACTCGGCCCGTCCCGTGTGCTGGTCCCCGTGGTCGCCGTCCCCACCGAGGTCGAGGAAGGCGAGGACGGCCTCAAGCGCGACAAGAAAAGCGAGGTGGCCGTCCCCCTGATGATCGGTAAGGACGGCCGCCGGGGCGTCCTCGCCTTCACCTCGGTCGACGCCGTCCGCCGCTGGCGCGAGGACGCCCGCCCCGTCCCCGTCAGCGCGATCGAGGCCTGCAAGTCCGCGATCGACGAGGGAGCCGACGCCCTCGTCATCGACGTCGCCGGCCCGATCACCTATGCGGTCCAGGGCCGCTTCCTCACCATCCTCGCCGAGCGCGGCACCGTTCCCGAGCCCCAGGAGGACCCCCAGGTCCTCGCCATGATCTACCGCATCACCCACACCGAGTTCGGCATCGAGCGCGTGCGCATCCACAGCTCAGAGCGCGCCGACATCGGTGTCCGCCTGGAACTGGACCGCCGCGACGACGACTCGATCCGCCGCGTCGCCGACCGGCTGGCGGCCGAGCTCGCCCCACTGCTCCCCGGCGGCGTCGAACTGAGCGCCGTCGTCCGGGCCCGCCGAGCCGAGGCCGACTGA
- a CDS encoding methyltransferase: protein MTVDGATSSGPHRAAGTARTAVVWDALRNLLAGLGPTADSPLEIVDAGGGTGGAAVPLAELGHRVTVVEPNPDSLAALERRAAEAGVRVHAMQGETRDLAELLPAGQAHLVLVHNVLEYVEDPRAALADVVGITRPGGAVSLLATNTVAGALHRALAGHVADAHRLLADPEGRWGEGDPMPRRFTADRLLALVEECGLTAPEVRGVRVFADLLPGRVFESDPNTGRELLELEKDAAVHPELSGIATQLHVLARKPA, encoded by the coding sequence ATGACCGTGGACGGCGCGACCTCCTCCGGCCCGCACAGGGCCGCGGGCACGGCACGCACCGCCGTCGTGTGGGATGCGCTGCGCAACCTGCTGGCCGGGCTCGGCCCCACGGCCGACTCCCCGCTGGAGATCGTCGACGCGGGCGGCGGCACCGGAGGCGCCGCCGTCCCGCTCGCCGAGCTGGGGCACCGCGTCACCGTGGTGGAGCCCAACCCCGACTCGCTGGCCGCGCTGGAGCGCCGGGCGGCCGAGGCCGGGGTCCGCGTGCACGCGATGCAGGGCGAGACCCGCGACCTGGCCGAGCTCCTCCCCGCCGGGCAGGCCCACCTCGTGCTCGTGCACAACGTGCTGGAGTACGTCGAGGATCCGCGCGCCGCCCTGGCCGATGTCGTCGGCATCACCCGGCCCGGCGGAGCGGTCAGCCTGCTGGCCACCAACACCGTGGCCGGGGCGCTGCACCGGGCGCTGGCCGGGCACGTCGCCGACGCGCACCGGCTGCTGGCCGACCCCGAGGGCCGCTGGGGCGAGGGCGACCCCATGCCGCGCCGGTTCACCGCCGACCGCCTGCTGGCGCTGGTCGAGGAGTGCGGTCTCACCGCGCCGGAGGTCCGCGGCGTGCGCGTCTTCGCCGACCTGCTGCCGGGCCGTGTCTTCGAATCCGACCCGAACACCGGCCGCGAGCTGCTCGAACTGGAGAAGGACGCCGCGGTGCACCCGGAGCTCTCGGGTATCGCCACCCAGCTGCACGTCCTGGCCCGCAAGCCGGCCTGA
- a CDS encoding DUF3040 domain-containing protein, with translation MPLSEHEQRMLDQIEQALYAEDPKFANTVRQTNPAVHYKRWIIKASIGFVLGVSLLMAGVIFKQPAISAVGFIIMLSCTLWGLSGWRRVVGGAEGTAAPVEGKQPRAERRGMMNRFEERWRRRQEGDH, from the coding sequence GTGCCGCTCTCTGAACACGAGCAGCGTATGCTCGACCAGATCGAGCAGGCGCTCTATGCCGAGGATCCGAAGTTCGCCAACACCGTCCGCCAGACGAACCCCGCGGTGCACTACAAGCGGTGGATCATCAAGGCGTCCATCGGTTTCGTCCTGGGCGTCTCACTCCTCATGGCCGGTGTGATCTTCAAGCAGCCGGCGATCAGCGCCGTCGGTTTCATCATCATGCTGTCCTGCACCCTGTGGGGGCTGTCGGGATGGCGCCGGGTCGTCGGCGGCGCCGAGGGCACCGCGGCACCCGTCGAGGGTAAACAGCCCCGGGCGGAACGCCGCGGGATGATGAACCGCTTCGAGGAGCGCTGGCGCCGCCGCCAGGAGGGCGACCACTGA
- a CDS encoding shikimate kinase produces the protein MSTPIAVLIGSPGAGKSTVGRALAERLGVELMDTDVEIAARAGKPVGDIFVQDGEPAFRALEREVVAGALAAHPGVVALGGGAVLDPDTRADLADHHVVYLEVEFADAAKRVGLDTPRPLLVGNPRTKLRKLLEERLPIYRGLASATVPTSGYHPEEVVDAIVASLPGQKEDTR, from the coding sequence ATGAGTACACCGATCGCGGTCCTCATCGGCTCGCCCGGTGCGGGCAAGTCCACCGTGGGCCGGGCGCTGGCCGAACGGCTGGGCGTGGAACTGATGGACACCGACGTCGAGATCGCGGCGCGCGCGGGCAAGCCCGTCGGCGACATCTTCGTGCAGGACGGCGAACCCGCCTTCCGCGCCCTGGAGCGCGAGGTCGTCGCCGGGGCGCTGGCCGCCCATCCCGGTGTCGTCGCTCTCGGAGGTGGCGCCGTCCTCGACCCGGACACACGTGCCGACCTGGCCGACCACCACGTGGTCTACCTTGAGGTCGAGTTCGCCGATGCCGCCAAGCGCGTCGGCCTGGACACCCCCCGCCCGCTGCTGGTCGGCAACCCCCGCACCAAGCTCAGGAAGCTGCTGGAGGAGCGGCTGCCGATCTATCGCGGTCTGGCCAGCGCCACCGTTCCCACCAGCGGCTACCACCCGGAGGAGGTCGTCGACGCGATCGTCGCCTCCCTGCCCGGGCAGAAGGAGGACACGCGATGA
- a CDS encoding transglutaminaseTgpA domain-containing protein: MLAVLAALPVLAPILRGDGWWTAAAVTVAAVALTGVVVRVLRVSEAVLPLLQAAAGVIALTALFAPGQAVAGLIPTPESAAALLSLAAEGRAEIDASPAPVAAGPVVALVVALGMGLLALLADFLAVTARMPALVGLPLAGMALLVLSVDDQGIAWWAFALAAAGYLGLLGVDSWIRAGARGIRPLGSTGSAARAFGALRRAATAGAVAAAAIALALLVPVAVPGLGDGALFRMAQSGMIGNDAVTTTHPLVSLRTQLADDSGTAVLSYGSDDSDPDYLRTYVLDVFDGENWTMSSLRAGRNTRVGADDRLPLPPGTPRLTGDPVRTEVSVAGDARDVDFLPMPYPALSVDVGGEWFADPATQMVFRTGGGERSLDYRVDSVRPRPSAAELAASGGTPGVDPQYLRVPEDVDPRVAELARSVVGGARTPHERAVALQDWFTGAGGFTYDLRPPPLPEGADPLAHFLLEGRVGYCEQFAGAMALMARQIGVPARVATGYTAGTQVADDRWEVRRSDAHAWPELYFEGQGWLRFEPTPSSGDGQGTASVPSYAEPAPEPGGAADDPGPRPDTAEERPERPDPAGPEAEDPAAPAPGSATEGTGGSADAAALGRILQAAAVALLVLLAPALTATAVRHLRQSGATTDSARARAAWLGLRDEAADLGVPWSPAESPRTIARRLAVEYGLSGAAREAVWRIALAEESARYAPRPVVPRSLAADVHTVRRALRRRVGLAARVRGTLLPRSLLRRAGDVRRAARVRTG; encoded by the coding sequence ATGCTGGCGGTGCTGGCGGCTCTTCCCGTCCTCGCACCGATCCTCCGGGGGGACGGGTGGTGGACGGCGGCCGCGGTCACCGTGGCGGCGGTCGCGCTGACCGGGGTGGTGGTGCGGGTGCTGCGGGTCTCCGAGGCGGTGCTGCCCCTGCTGCAGGCCGCGGCCGGGGTCATCGCGCTGACCGCGCTCTTCGCGCCGGGGCAGGCGGTCGCCGGGCTCATCCCGACACCGGAGTCGGCCGCCGCTCTGCTCTCCCTCGCCGCCGAGGGACGCGCCGAGATCGACGCCAGCCCCGCGCCGGTCGCCGCGGGCCCCGTGGTGGCCCTGGTGGTCGCCCTGGGCATGGGGCTGCTGGCGCTCCTCGCCGACTTCCTCGCGGTCACCGCGCGCATGCCCGCGCTCGTCGGCCTGCCCCTGGCCGGGATGGCGCTCCTCGTCCTCTCCGTGGACGACCAGGGCATCGCCTGGTGGGCGTTCGCCCTGGCGGCAGCGGGCTACCTGGGGTTGCTCGGTGTCGACTCCTGGATCCGGGCCGGGGCGCGCGGGATCCGGCCGTTGGGGAGCACCGGGTCCGCGGCGCGCGCCTTCGGCGCCCTGCGGCGCGCCGCCACGGCCGGGGCTGTGGCCGCGGCCGCCATCGCACTCGCCCTGCTCGTTCCGGTGGCGGTCCCCGGGCTGGGCGACGGCGCGCTGTTCCGGATGGCGCAGAGCGGGATGATCGGCAACGACGCCGTCACCACGACCCACCCCCTGGTCAGCCTGCGCACCCAGCTGGCCGACGACAGCGGTACGGCCGTCCTGTCCTACGGCAGCGACGACTCCGACCCCGACTACCTGCGCACCTACGTTCTGGACGTTTTCGACGGCGAGAACTGGACGATGTCGTCGCTGCGCGCCGGACGCAACACCCGTGTGGGCGCCGACGACCGGCTTCCCCTGCCGCCGGGGACTCCGCGCCTCACCGGCGACCCGGTGCGCACCGAGGTGTCGGTGGCGGGCGACGCCCGGGACGTCGACTTCCTGCCGATGCCCTACCCCGCGCTGTCGGTGGACGTCGGGGGCGAGTGGTTCGCCGACCCCGCCACCCAGATGGTGTTCCGCACCGGCGGCGGGGAGCGTTCGCTGGACTACCGGGTGGACAGCGTCCGGCCGCGGCCGAGCGCGGCCGAGCTGGCCGCGAGCGGCGGCACACCCGGGGTCGACCCGCAGTACCTGCGGGTGCCGGAGGACGTCGATCCGCGGGTGGCGGAGCTGGCCCGTTCGGTGGTGGGCGGGGCGCGGACTCCGCACGAGCGGGCGGTCGCGCTGCAGGACTGGTTCACCGGAGCCGGGGGGTTCACCTACGACCTGCGGCCGCCGCCCCTGCCCGAGGGAGCCGACCCGCTCGCCCACTTCCTGCTGGAGGGCCGCGTCGGCTACTGCGAGCAGTTCGCCGGGGCCATGGCGCTGATGGCGCGCCAGATCGGCGTCCCCGCCCGAGTGGCCACGGGCTACACCGCCGGGACGCAGGTGGCGGACGACCGGTGGGAGGTGCGCCGGTCGGACGCCCACGCCTGGCCGGAACTGTACTTCGAGGGGCAGGGGTGGCTGCGGTTCGAACCGACCCCGTCGTCCGGCGACGGGCAGGGAACGGCCTCGGTCCCCTCGTACGCGGAGCCCGCGCCGGAGCCCGGCGGCGCGGCCGATGACCCCGGCCCCCGTCCCGACACCGCGGAGGAGCGGCCGGAGCGCCCGGACCCCGCGGGGCCGGAGGCGGAGGACCCGGCGGCCCCGGCACCGGGCTCGGCCACGGAGGGCACGGGCGGGTCGGCCGACGCGGCGGCACTGGGGAGGATCCTGCAGGCCGCCGCGGTCGCGCTGTTGGTACTGCTCGCCCCGGCGCTGACCGCGACGGCCGTCCGGCATCTGCGGCAGTCGGGGGCGACCACCGACAGCGCGCGGGCGCGCGCGGCCTGGCTGGGGCTGCGGGACGAGGCCGCGGACCTGGGGGTGCCGTGGAGTCCGGCGGAGAGCCCGCGGACCATCGCGCGGCGCCTGGCGGTGGAGTACGGGCTGTCCGGGGCCGCGCGCGAGGCGGTGTGGCGGATCGCGCTGGCCGAGGAGAGCGCGCGCTACGCCCCGCGCCCCGTGGTCCCCCGGTCCCTGGCCGCCGACGTCCACACGGTGCGCCGCGCACTGCGGCGCCGGGTGGGTCTCGCCGCCCGGGTGCGCGGCACCCTGCTGCCCCGTTCGCTACTGCGCCGCGCGGGCGACGTCCGGCGGGCGGCACGGGTCCGCACCGGCTGA
- a CDS encoding MarR family winged helix-turn-helix transcriptional regulator has protein sequence MTAMDPVDWLDDDQQRIWRSFLRTNSLMNQELDRDLRQRDGLTLVEYGILVSLSEAEGQRVRMRHLADSVIVSKSRLSHQIARLERDGYVRRESCSQDRRGSWAVLTEHGEKALSEAAPGHVGRVRECMFDRLTDEQVERLGEIMGVLEAGLRERSRR, from the coding sequence ATGACGGCCATGGACCCGGTCGACTGGCTCGATGACGATCAGCAACGCATCTGGCGCAGCTTCCTGCGGACGAACTCCCTGATGAACCAAGAGCTCGACCGGGATCTGCGGCAGCGCGACGGGCTGACGCTCGTCGAGTACGGCATCCTGGTGAGCCTGTCGGAGGCGGAGGGGCAGCGGGTGCGCATGCGCCACCTCGCCGACAGCGTGATCGTCTCCAAGAGCCGTCTGTCGCACCAGATCGCACGCCTCGAACGCGACGGCTACGTGCGCCGGGAGAGCTGCTCCCAGGACCGCCGCGGGTCGTGGGCGGTGCTCACCGAGCACGGCGAGAAGGCGCTGTCCGAGGCCGCGCCCGGGCACGTCGGCCGGGTGCGCGAGTGCATGTTCGACCGGCTCACCGACGAGCAGGTGGAGCGCCTGGGCGAGATCATGGGCGTCCTGGAGGCCGGGCTGCGCGAGCGCTCCCGCAGATGA
- the aroB gene encoding 3-dehydroquinate synthase, with product MSSTRIAVGGASAPYDVVVGSGIFGELPGLVGERAEQVAVVHPEALGEVARPVLGALRAAGYTVHALTVPDGEAAKTAATAAESWSRLGQANFTRSDAVVGVGGGATTDLAGFVAATWLRGVRCVLVPTTLLGMVDAAVGGKTGINTPEGKNLVGAFHPPAGVLCDLATLPTLPPADYIGGLAEVVKAGFIADPVILDLVEDDPDGATRPEGRHTRELIERAIAVKAEVVSADLRESGRREILNYGHTLGHAIERAENYTFRHGYAVSIGMVFAAELARLDGRIDDATVQRHRSILTSVGLPTGYSREVWGELREAMRVDKKARGATLRFVVLDGIGKPAILTGPDDDLLDAAYGAVGA from the coding sequence ATGAGCTCCACCCGGATCGCGGTCGGCGGAGCCTCGGCCCCCTACGACGTCGTCGTGGGCAGCGGGATCTTCGGTGAGCTGCCCGGGCTGGTGGGCGAGCGGGCCGAACAGGTCGCCGTCGTCCACCCCGAGGCGCTGGGCGAGGTCGCCCGCCCCGTCCTGGGGGCGCTGCGGGCCGCCGGGTACACCGTGCACGCGCTGACCGTGCCCGACGGCGAGGCCGCCAAGACCGCCGCCACCGCCGCAGAGTCGTGGTCGCGGCTCGGCCAGGCGAACTTCACCCGCAGCGACGCCGTCGTGGGCGTGGGCGGCGGCGCCACCACCGACCTCGCCGGATTCGTCGCGGCGACCTGGCTGCGCGGGGTCCGCTGCGTTCTCGTGCCCACCACGCTGCTGGGGATGGTGGACGCCGCGGTCGGCGGCAAGACCGGGATCAACACCCCCGAGGGCAAGAACCTCGTGGGCGCCTTCCATCCCCCGGCCGGGGTGCTGTGCGACCTGGCCACCCTGCCGACGCTGCCGCCCGCCGACTACATCGGCGGGCTGGCCGAGGTCGTCAAGGCCGGGTTCATCGCCGACCCGGTCATCCTCGACCTGGTCGAGGACGACCCCGACGGCGCCACCCGCCCCGAGGGGCGCCACACCCGGGAGCTCATCGAACGCGCCATCGCCGTCAAGGCCGAGGTGGTCTCCGCCGACCTGAGGGAGAGCGGGCGCCGGGAGATCCTCAACTACGGCCACACCCTGGGCCACGCCATCGAGCGCGCGGAGAACTACACCTTCCGGCACGGCTACGCCGTCTCCATCGGTATGGTCTTCGCCGCCGAACTCGCCCGCCTCGACGGCCGGATCGACGACGCCACCGTGCAGCGCCACCGCTCCATCCTGACCTCCGTCGGGCTGCCCACCGGGTACTCCCGGGAGGTCTGGGGCGAGCTGCGCGAGGCCATGCGGGTCGACAAGAAGGCGCGCGGCGCCACCCTGCGCTTCGTCGTGCTGGACGGCATCGGGAAGCCCGCGATCCTCACCGGCCCCGACGACGACCTACTGGACGCCGCCTACGGCGCCGTCGGCGCCTGA
- the nusB gene encoding transcription antitermination factor NusB, translating to MSGARRKARRRAIEVLYESELRETPVAKVLERRRAQPEPPINEFTEQLATAVDERRTRIDALLQEYAIGWTLERMPVVDRNILRMGAYELLWADDIPDGVAIAEAVAVAKELSAEESPAFINGLLSRLMENKASLAL from the coding sequence GTGAGTGGCGCACGGCGCAAGGCCCGCAGGCGCGCGATCGAGGTGCTCTACGAATCCGAGCTCCGGGAGACCCCCGTGGCGAAGGTCCTGGAGCGGCGGCGCGCACAGCCGGAGCCTCCGATCAACGAGTTCACCGAGCAGCTCGCGACAGCGGTCGACGAGCGGCGTACCCGCATCGACGCGCTGCTCCAGGAGTACGCCATCGGGTGGACGCTGGAGCGCATGCCGGTGGTCGACCGCAACATTCTGCGGATGGGCGCCTACGAACTGCTGTGGGCCGACGACATCCCCGACGGGGTGGCGATCGCCGAGGCGGTCGCGGTGGCCAAGGAGCTGTCCGCCGAGGAGTCACCGGCCTTCATCAACGGCCTGCTCTCCCGGCTGATGGAGAACAAGGCGTCGCTCGCGCTGTAG
- a CDS encoding prepilin peptidase, whose product MPTSPDAVLTVVLAAALGLAGIPVGRATGRMVPLFVRHDPAPDDDSGPPPPTCPHCGTEIPFLRWLPLPRPVGFLWHGRCPACAATVPTSAATAWTTAAVFAAAGYTAGAGLGMAGSGWVALVALLFLGALGAVLSVIDVRVHRLPDVLVLRSYVVAAPLVLGGILTAPHLGGPGDLVGGVGPAAAAAPGVAAGALIGMAALAAFYFLLWFIYPAGMGWGDVKLSGLLGLYLGWQSLSSVVSGTFLAFLLSSAVGLSLMALGRATRKTQLAFGPFMIVGALAVVLVGDPLPLLI is encoded by the coding sequence ATGCCCACATCCCCCGATGCCGTGCTCACCGTCGTGCTCGCGGCCGCCCTCGGCCTGGCCGGGATTCCGGTGGGGCGCGCCACCGGGCGCATGGTTCCGCTCTTCGTCCGGCACGACCCCGCGCCGGACGACGACTCCGGACCGCCGCCGCCCACCTGCCCGCACTGCGGGACCGAGATCCCCTTCCTGCGCTGGCTTCCGCTGCCCCGGCCGGTCGGCTTCCTCTGGCACGGGCGGTGCCCGGCCTGCGCCGCGACCGTGCCGACCTCCGCGGCCACCGCGTGGACCACGGCCGCCGTGTTCGCCGCCGCAGGGTACACGGCCGGGGCCGGCCTGGGAATGGCCGGGTCCGGTTGGGTCGCGCTGGTCGCGCTGCTGTTCCTCGGTGCGCTGGGCGCCGTCCTGTCGGTCATCGACGTGCGCGTCCACCGGCTGCCCGACGTGCTGGTGCTGCGCTCCTACGTGGTCGCGGCCCCCCTGGTGCTCGGCGGCATCCTGACCGCACCCCACCTCGGCGGCCCCGGTGACCTGGTCGGCGGTGTCGGACCGGCTGCGGCCGCGGCGCCCGGTGTCGCGGCCGGCGCCCTGATCGGCATGGCCGCCCTGGCCGCCTTCTACTTCCTGCTCTGGTTCATCTACCCCGCCGGGATGGGGTGGGGTGACGTCAAGCTGTCCGGCCTGCTCGGCCTCTACCTGGGTTGGCAGAGCCTCTCCAGCGTCGTCTCCGGCACGTTCCTGGCGTTCCTCCTGTCGTCGGCCGTCGGGCTCTCCCTGATGGCGCTGGGGCGCGCCACCCGCAAGACCCAGCTCGCCTTCGGGCCGTTCATGATCGTCGGCGCGCTCGCCGTCGTCCTTGTGGGAGACCCGCTTCCCCTGCTCATCTGA